One window of the Natrinema sp. CBA1119 genome contains the following:
- a CDS encoding acyl-CoA dehydrogenase family protein yields the protein MLSLSAEQEMVVSSLEELAQNEFSDAAFSWDGDIPLENIELLADRGYLGLNISEEYGGGGMGEFEAMLSIEAVGQVCPDTAEYLYNQQMVAPRGIEMFGSDTVKDRYLPGVTAGEDAIAIAISEPEAGSDVGAMSTTVEEENGELVLNGEKVWVSNIPHASACVVWARFPDGLGSVIIDLDDNEDSVEIEQHYTNMANHTQTQFRMHDIVVPETHVLTRGKDGFKQQLQALNWERLGSATLSNAIGRCALDKALEYGQQREQFDQPIADFQGIEWKLADMVKELEASRSLTYRAALNAEEQGRIPDRMDASLAKLYSGEMVETVVSESLQVHGANGYQQGHALEYLHRLARGRRLAAGTDEIQKNQIAAALKRDGLPSLT from the coding sequence ATGCTGTCGCTATCGGCGGAACAGGAGATGGTCGTATCGTCACTGGAAGAACTCGCCCAAAACGAATTTTCTGACGCTGCGTTCTCGTGGGACGGGGACATTCCGTTGGAGAACATCGAACTGCTCGCGGACCGCGGCTATCTCGGACTGAACATCTCCGAGGAGTACGGCGGCGGCGGCATGGGCGAATTCGAGGCGATGCTCAGCATCGAAGCCGTCGGACAAGTCTGTCCGGATACGGCCGAATACCTCTACAACCAGCAGATGGTCGCCCCTCGCGGTATCGAGATGTTCGGGAGCGACACCGTGAAAGACCGGTACCTCCCCGGCGTCACTGCGGGCGAAGACGCGATCGCGATCGCGATTTCCGAACCCGAAGCCGGATCGGACGTCGGTGCGATGAGTACCACGGTCGAAGAGGAGAACGGCGAACTCGTCCTGAACGGCGAAAAAGTATGGGTAAGTAACATCCCGCACGCGTCTGCCTGCGTCGTCTGGGCGAGGTTCCCGGACGGACTCGGCTCGGTCATCATCGACCTCGATGACAACGAGGACAGCGTCGAGATCGAGCAACACTACACGAACATGGCGAACCACACCCAGACGCAGTTCCGCATGCACGACATCGTCGTTCCAGAAACGCACGTCCTGACTCGAGGGAAGGACGGGTTCAAACAGCAACTCCAGGCGCTGAACTGGGAGCGTCTCGGAAGCGCGACGCTCTCGAACGCCATCGGCCGGTGTGCCCTCGACAAGGCGCTGGAGTACGGCCAACAGCGCGAACAGTTCGATCAGCCGATCGCTGATTTTCAGGGCATCGAGTGGAAGCTCGCCGATATGGTCAAGGAACTCGAGGCGTCGCGCTCGCTCACGTACCGGGCGGCGCTCAACGCGGAAGAGCAAGGCCGGATCCCCGATCGGATGGACGCGTCGCTGGCGAAGCTCTACTCCGGGGAAATGGTCGAAACGGTGGTCAGCGAATCGCTGCAGGTCCACGGTGCAAACGGCTATCAGCAGGGACACGCGTTGGAGTACCTCCACCGACTCGCGCGAGGTCGCCGGCTCGCGGCGGGGACCGACGAAATCCAGAAGAATCAGATCGCGGCGGCCCTCAAACGGGACGGCCTCCCCTCGCTCACGTAA